From the Gramella sp. Hel_I_59 genome, one window contains:
- a CDS encoding 4Fe-4S dicluster domain-containing protein, translated as MAIVITDECINCGACEPECPNTAIYEGADDWRYADGTDLEGDVVLPGGKEANANEAQEPISDEIYYIVPDKCTECKGFHEEPQCAAVCPVDCCVPDDEHVESEEILLQKQSFMHHD; from the coding sequence ATGGCAATTGTAATAACCGATGAATGTATAAACTGCGGTGCATGTGAACCAGAGTGTCCTAACACGGCAATTTACGAAGGTGCAGATGACTGGAGATATGCAGATGGAACCGATCTAGAAGGTGATGTGGTACTTCCCGGAGGGAAAGAGGCCAACGCTAATGAAGCTCAGGAACCAATAAGCGACGAGATTTACTATATAGTACCAGATAAATGTACCGAATGTAAAGGTTTTCACGAAGAACCACAATGTGCGGCAGTTTGTCCAGTAGATTGTTGTGTTCCAGATGATGAGCATGTTGAATCTGAAGAAATATTACTTCAGAAACAAAGTTTTATGCATCACGATTAA
- a CDS encoding D-2-hydroxyacid dehydrogenase, translating to MKVLANDGLSQSGVQLLKDAGFEVIIKKVAQDQLEDYLKSNGISVLLVRSATEVRKNIIDNCIHLKVIGRGGVGMDNIDVEYALSKGISVINTPEASSASVAELVFAHLFGGARKLHDSNRNMPLEGDSRFKDLKKSYAGGSELRGKTLGIIGLGRIGREVAKIALGVGMRVVASDKEVGETEITLEFYNDQKVTIPIKTEPVEQLIEHADFISLHVPAQSKPIIGKAEFDKMKNGVGIINTARGGILDEEALLVAIEEEKVSFAALDTFENEPSPAIKLLMNESISLSPHIGAATSEAQERIGEELAHQIINIFKK from the coding sequence ATGAAAGTATTAGCAAATGACGGATTATCTCAAAGTGGTGTACAACTATTAAAGGATGCCGGCTTTGAAGTTATCATTAAAAAAGTTGCCCAGGATCAACTGGAGGATTACTTAAAAAGTAATGGAATTAGCGTTCTTCTTGTACGCAGTGCAACAGAGGTTCGCAAGAATATTATAGATAATTGTATACATCTAAAGGTTATTGGACGCGGTGGTGTTGGCATGGATAATATCGATGTGGAATACGCGCTTAGTAAAGGTATCTCTGTGATAAATACACCGGAAGCTTCTTCAGCTTCTGTGGCAGAGCTTGTTTTTGCTCACCTTTTTGGAGGTGCCAGAAAATTGCATGATTCCAATAGAAATATGCCTTTGGAAGGAGATTCAAGATTTAAGGATCTTAAAAAATCTTATGCTGGTGGATCTGAATTGCGTGGCAAAACACTTGGAATTATAGGTCTGGGAAGAATTGGTCGTGAAGTAGCTAAAATTGCTTTGGGAGTTGGAATGCGTGTGGTTGCCAGCGATAAGGAAGTGGGAGAAACCGAGATCACACTGGAGTTCTACAATGACCAGAAGGTTACAATTCCTATCAAGACTGAACCCGTAGAGCAACTAATAGAGCATGCAGATTTTATAAGTTTACATGTTCCCGCACAGTCTAAGCCAATTATTGGTAAAGCTGAATTTGATAAGATGAAAAATGGTGTGGGAATTATTAACACCGCTCGTGGTGGGATTCTAGATGAAGAAGCGCTCCTGGTAGCGATCGAAGAAGAAAAAGTTTCTTTTGCTGCTTTAGATACTTTTGAGAACGAACCTTCACCAGCCATAAAATTATTGATGAACGAAAGTATTTCTCTAAGTCCGCATATTGGTGCTGCTACTAGTGAAGCTCAGGAAAGAATTGGAGAAGAATTGGCACATCAAATTATCAATATCTTTAAAAAATAA
- the serC gene encoding 3-phosphoserine/phosphohydroxythreonine transaminase, translating to MKKHNFSAGPCILPQEVFQEASQAILDFNNSGLSILEISHRSADFVSVMEEAQNLALELLGLQDKGYKALFLQGGASMQFLMTAYNLLNNKAAYLNTGTWSSKAIKEAKLFGEVIEVASSKDKNFNYIPKNYSIPEDANYFHCTSNNTIFGTQMKEFPKTDVPSVCDMSSDIFSRQLNFEDFDLIYAGAQKNMGPAGTVLVVVKESILGKVDRKIPSMLDYQVHISKDSMFNTPPVYAVYVSMLTMRWIKKNGGIAAMEKRNAEKAALLYNEIDRNSLFEGFAAKEDRSPMNPTFNLKDEAHKDQFDKMWKDAGVNGLSGHRSVGGYRASMYNALSIESVQVVVDLMQKLVKEIN from the coding sequence ATGAAAAAGCATAATTTCAGCGCAGGTCCATGCATATTACCACAGGAAGTATTCCAGGAAGCTTCTCAGGCGATTCTGGATTTTAATAACTCAGGTCTTTCGATATTAGAAATTTCTCATCGTAGTGCAGATTTTGTATCGGTAATGGAAGAAGCCCAGAATCTGGCTCTTGAACTTCTGGGTTTACAGGATAAAGGTTATAAAGCACTATTTCTCCAGGGAGGCGCGAGTATGCAATTTTTAATGACCGCTTATAATTTACTGAATAACAAGGCGGCCTATCTAAACACAGGTACATGGTCATCTAAAGCGATCAAGGAAGCTAAATTATTTGGTGAGGTGATCGAAGTAGCATCCTCAAAGGACAAGAACTTTAATTATATTCCGAAGAATTATTCAATTCCAGAAGATGCAAATTATTTTCACTGCACCAGTAACAATACGATTTTTGGAACACAGATGAAGGAATTTCCAAAAACTGATGTTCCCAGCGTCTGTGATATGAGTAGTGATATATTTTCAAGACAACTTAATTTTGAAGATTTTGACCTTATTTATGCCGGAGCCCAGAAAAATATGGGACCAGCCGGAACTGTTCTTGTCGTTGTAAAAGAAAGCATTTTAGGCAAAGTTGACCGTAAGATCCCAAGCATGTTGGATTATCAGGTACATATCTCCAAGGATAGTATGTTCAATACACCTCCTGTTTATGCAGTATATGTTTCTATGCTTACCATGCGATGGATCAAAAAGAACGGTGGTATCGCTGCTATGGAGAAAAGAAATGCAGAGAAAGCAGCTCTTTTATATAACGAAATTGATCGTAATTCTTTATTCGAAGGTTTCGCCGCTAAAGAAGACAGGTCACCTATGAACCCTACCTTTAACCTTAAAGATGAGGCTCATAAAGATCAATTCGATAAAATGTGGAAAGATGCTGGTGTGAATGGTCTTAGCGGACATAGAAGTGTTGGCGGATACAGAGCATCCATGTACAATGCATTATCAATAGAAAGTGTGCAGGTAGTAGTAGATCTCATGCAGAAATTAGTGAAAGAAATAAACTAA
- a CDS encoding DUF6787 family protein produces the protein MKKLKARWGIDDNWQLFVILLVFAITGSSSAKIAGPLCEFLGITSETTHWSIYWTLRILLIFPIYQVLLVSFGWIFGQFQFFWAFEKKMLSRLGLAKIFNA, from the coding sequence ATGAAAAAACTGAAGGCTAGATGGGGAATTGATGATAACTGGCAGCTCTTCGTTATATTGCTGGTATTTGCCATTACGGGCTCTTCCTCTGCGAAAATTGCCGGTCCGCTCTGTGAATTTCTTGGAATCACTTCTGAAACTACACACTGGAGCATTTACTGGACACTTCGAATTTTGTTGATCTTTCCAATATACCAGGTTTTACTGGTAAGTTTTGGTTGGATATTTGGTCAGTTTCAATTTTTCTGGGCTTTCGAAAAGAAAATGTTGAGCAGGCTGGGTCTTGCTAAAATTTTCAATGCTTAA
- a CDS encoding TonB-dependent receptor: MRNTMLLTLLLAVQSIIYGQNSLSGKITDQDTQEPVLSANIYFPALERGTMTDLDGNFKISDLPSGNFKMVISSIGYASYTQDVVLPSQDITITLKPSAIEMEEVIVSTPFHQLQSDNVMKVERESVSELSKNGAVNLSEGITQISGVENLTTGLGIGKPVIRGLSSNRVLVYTQGVRLENQQYGDEHGLGISSKGIASVEVIKGPASLLYGSDAIGGVLYLNPERYANENSTKASLESDYFTNTLGYQTSLMASTAGDRLKFIARGSYAANSDYETGDGERVTNTRFNEKDIKAGIGFQNSVYKGDLRYNFNNSKIGIPEELGVQSTNKEPLLPYQNIDNHILSLDNKFYLNNSSIDLKIGYQYNDRQEFEDHHHHDDHEGEEHEGEEHEHEEHEGEEHEHEEHEGDEPALEMHLETLNYNLKYNFPKFDNLDVIAGVQGMWQSNENFGEEILIPDATTTDFGVFATAHYHLPRIDFQGGIRYDNRSIETESYIAEDGDILDEVDRQFNSFNGALGAKFDITDNLTTRLNLASGFRAPNLSELTSNGSHNGANRYEIGNPDLDNEQNFQIDLALEWRNQHFEAFVNGFSNNVSDYIFISPSGEIIDDENVFRYQQDDAKLYGGEIGIHLHPHPLDWLHLESSFETVTGKLDNDDYLPLIPANSLTNTFRVEFEKGKLLSGSYSFITLKNVFDQENPGSFETRTGGYSLVNLGAGTELRTNSALFELRLSVNNLFDKDYFSHLSRLKNDGISNVGRNIMLSANIHI, translated from the coding sequence ATGCGTAACACAATGTTATTGACGCTGCTATTGGCAGTGCAGTCTATTATATATGGACAAAATTCCCTGAGCGGAAAAATCACCGATCAGGATACTCAAGAACCAGTTCTTAGTGCAAACATCTATTTCCCTGCTCTTGAAAGAGGGACGATGACAGATCTTGATGGTAATTTTAAAATATCAGATCTGCCAAGCGGTAATTTTAAAATGGTGATATCCTCAATAGGATACGCCAGTTATACACAAGATGTGGTTCTACCTTCTCAGGATATTACCATTACATTAAAACCTTCAGCCATAGAGATGGAGGAGGTTATAGTATCTACTCCTTTTCACCAATTACAAAGCGATAATGTAATGAAGGTGGAACGCGAAAGTGTTTCTGAACTTTCTAAAAATGGAGCTGTAAACCTATCCGAAGGAATTACTCAAATATCAGGAGTTGAAAATCTAACGACTGGATTGGGTATTGGAAAACCAGTAATTAGAGGACTTAGTTCCAATCGTGTGCTTGTTTATACTCAGGGAGTTCGTTTAGAGAATCAGCAATATGGCGATGAGCATGGCCTGGGAATTAGTTCAAAAGGAATTGCTAGCGTGGAAGTGATAAAAGGCCCTGCCTCTTTACTCTACGGAAGTGATGCGATTGGTGGAGTTTTATATTTGAATCCTGAAAGATATGCAAATGAAAACAGCACCAAAGCCAGCCTAGAGTCAGATTATTTTACAAATACTCTAGGGTATCAAACCAGTTTAATGGCTTCTACTGCTGGTGATCGATTAAAGTTTATTGCCCGCGGAAGTTATGCGGCTAATAGTGATTATGAAACAGGAGATGGAGAAAGAGTTACCAATACTCGTTTCAATGAGAAGGATATTAAAGCTGGAATTGGTTTCCAGAACAGTGTTTATAAAGGAGATCTACGTTATAACTTTAATAATTCTAAAATTGGTATTCCGGAAGAATTGGGTGTTCAATCTACTAACAAAGAACCACTTCTACCCTACCAGAATATTGACAACCATATTCTGAGTCTTGATAACAAGTTCTATCTGAATAATTCCAGTATTGACCTTAAAATTGGTTACCAGTACAACGATCGCCAGGAATTTGAAGACCATCATCATCATGACGATCATGAAGGTGAAGAGCATGAAGGCGAAGAGCATGAACATGAGGAACATGAAGGCGAAGAGCATGAACATGAGGAACATGAAGGTGATGAACCAGCTTTAGAAATGCATTTGGAAACTTTGAACTATAATCTAAAATACAATTTCCCTAAGTTCGATAACCTTGACGTTATTGCTGGAGTACAGGGAATGTGGCAAAGCAACGAGAATTTTGGTGAGGAAATTCTAATACCTGATGCGACAACTACTGACTTTGGTGTATTCGCCACTGCTCATTATCACTTACCACGAATTGACTTTCAAGGAGGAATTCGATATGATAATAGGTCTATTGAAACAGAATCCTATATCGCAGAGGACGGAGATATATTAGATGAAGTAGATCGACAGTTCAATAGCTTTAATGGAGCTCTAGGAGCAAAATTTGATATTACCGATAATCTTACCACCAGGTTAAATCTTGCCAGTGGATTCAGGGCGCCTAATTTATCTGAACTAACCTCTAATGGTTCTCATAATGGTGCTAACAGATATGAGATTGGTAATCCTGATCTTGATAATGAACAGAACTTCCAGATCGACCTCGCCCTTGAGTGGAGAAATCAACATTTCGAAGCTTTTGTTAATGGGTTTTCGAATAATGTAAGTGACTATATATTTATAAGTCCGTCGGGAGAAATTATAGATGATGAGAACGTATTTCGTTATCAGCAAGATGATGCCAAATTGTATGGTGGTGAAATAGGTATCCACCTTCACCCGCATCCACTAGACTGGCTTCACCTGGAAAGTAGCTTTGAAACAGTTACTGGGAAACTGGATAATGATGATTACCTTCCATTAATTCCAGCTAATTCACTCACTAACACCTTTAGAGTTGAGTTTGAAAAAGGTAAGTTATTATCGGGTTCGTATAGCTTTATAACACTAAAGAATGTGTTTGATCAGGAAAATCCTGGCAGTTTTGAAACCCGAACTGGTGGTTATAGCCTGGTGAATCTTGGTGCTGGAACTGAGCTTAGAACGAACAGCGCATTATTCGAATTGCGACTTAGTGTAAACAATCTATTTGATAAGGATTATTTCTCACACCTGTCCCGTTTAAAGAATGATGGCATTTCGAATGTTGGGAGAAACATAATGCTTTCAGCTAATATTCATATCTAA
- the folE gene encoding GTP cyclohydrolase I FolE codes for MAYKFFEEYNQEVTGKMKQSFEDIIVGVGENPEREGIVKTPERAAKAMQFLTQGYEMDAERILKKAMFSEDYDEMVVVKDIELYSLCEHHMLPFFGKAHIAYIPNGKIVGLSKLPRVVDVFARRLQVQERLTHDILECLNKTLQPQGVAVVIEAVHMCMMMRGVQKQNSATTTSGFRGQFKEIETRNEFLKLISSDLK; via the coding sequence ATGGCATATAAATTTTTTGAAGAATACAACCAGGAGGTTACTGGTAAAATGAAACAGAGTTTCGAGGATATCATAGTGGGCGTAGGGGAAAACCCTGAACGTGAAGGAATCGTAAAAACTCCTGAAAGAGCTGCAAAAGCAATGCAATTTTTAACTCAGGGATATGAAATGGATGCGGAAAGGATCCTGAAAAAAGCGATGTTCTCAGAAGATTATGATGAAATGGTCGTGGTGAAGGATATAGAGCTGTATTCTCTTTGTGAACATCATATGCTGCCATTCTTCGGAAAAGCTCATATAGCATATATTCCTAATGGAAAAATAGTAGGATTGAGTAAGCTTCCTAGAGTCGTGGATGTTTTTGCTAGAAGATTACAGGTACAGGAAAGACTAACCCATGATATTCTGGAATGTTTGAACAAGACATTGCAACCTCAGGGAGTAGCTGTGGTGATCGAAGCCGTCCATATGTGCATGATGATGCGCGGAGTGCAGAAGCAGAATAGTGCAACAACCACCTCGGGTTTCCGTGGACAGTTCAAAGAAATTGAAACCAGGAATGAGTTCCTTAAGCTTATAAGCTCAGACCTTAAATAG
- the msrA gene encoding peptide-methionine (S)-S-oxide reductase MsrA: MNEDNLKKATLAGGCFWCTEAVFQRLNGVEKVVSGFTGGVIKNPAYREIITGRTGHAEAIQITYDPDKIAYNELLLVFFATHDPTTLNRQQNDVGTQYRSAIFFHDEEQEKIARKTIEVIEEENAFDDPIVTEVTEASAFYVAEQEHQDFYNQHRQQPYCQFIIDPKITKLKKYFSDKLKQTNDHGI; this comes from the coding sequence ATGAATGAAGATAATTTGAAGAAAGCGACCCTTGCCGGTGGATGTTTCTGGTGTACAGAGGCTGTTTTTCAGAGATTGAATGGAGTAGAAAAAGTGGTATCAGGTTTTACAGGTGGTGTGATCAAGAATCCCGCCTATAGAGAGATCATTACAGGTCGCACTGGTCATGCTGAAGCAATACAGATTACATACGATCCAGATAAGATTGCATACAACGAATTACTATTGGTGTTTTTTGCAACTCATGATCCAACTACGCTCAACAGGCAACAGAATGATGTGGGAACCCAATATAGAAGTGCGATTTTCTTTCATGATGAAGAGCAGGAGAAGATAGCGAGAAAAACCATAGAGGTAATTGAAGAAGAAAACGCGTTTGATGATCCTATCGTTACCGAAGTAACTGAAGCTTCCGCTTTTTATGTTGCAGAACAGGAACATCAGGATTTTTACAATCAACACAGGCAACAACCATATTGCCAGTTTATAATTGACCCGAAAATAACAAAACTGAAAAAGTATTTTTCAGATAAGCTGAAGCAAACTAACGATCATGGCATATAA
- a CDS encoding AraC family transcriptional regulator, translating to MNTTSKPRLERIEPGFGSSFSYRTHNKFQVGSKNTFWHYHPEVELVYVNGGCGKRQIGSHISYYRNGDLILIGSLLPHCAFTDGLTNHHCETVIQFRNDFLGNEFLEAPEMSRIQNLLERAKKGIVFHGDTKRHIGATIESLRELNPFQKLLGLLEVLNSLEKTDDYTILNAEGFLLETNLQDNDRINIIFNFVKEHFQRPISLKEISDKVSMTNPAFCRYFKRITGKTFTQFVNEYRLAHSAKLLHERQISITDVCFESGFNNFSHFNKQFKAFTGRSPSVYRSELKFSVT from the coding sequence ATGAATACAACATCGAAACCAAGGCTGGAAAGAATAGAACCTGGATTTGGGAGTTCATTTTCATATAGAACACATAATAAATTCCAGGTTGGTTCGAAAAATACCTTTTGGCACTATCATCCGGAGGTCGAACTGGTTTACGTGAATGGCGGCTGCGGAAAGCGGCAGATAGGAAGTCATATATCTTATTACAGGAATGGAGATCTTATATTAATTGGATCGCTTCTCCCCCATTGTGCGTTTACCGATGGACTCACCAATCATCATTGTGAAACAGTGATACAGTTTAGAAATGATTTTCTTGGCAATGAATTTTTGGAAGCGCCTGAAATGTCACGAATCCAGAACCTGCTCGAGAGAGCAAAAAAAGGAATTGTTTTTCATGGTGACACTAAGCGTCATATAGGAGCTACTATTGAATCCTTACGAGAGCTCAATCCTTTCCAGAAATTACTCGGACTACTGGAAGTTTTAAATTCTCTTGAAAAAACTGATGATTATACGATTTTAAATGCTGAAGGTTTTTTGCTGGAAACTAACTTACAGGATAATGACAGGATCAATATCATTTTTAATTTTGTAAAAGAGCACTTCCAGAGACCAATTAGCTTAAAGGAGATCAGCGATAAGGTTAGTATGACCAACCCGGCATTCTGCAGATATTTTAAAAGAATTACCGGAAAAACTTTTACTCAGTTTGTGAACGAGTACAGACTTGCACATTCAGCTAAACTATTACACGAAAGACAGATTAGCATAACCGATGTTTGCTTTGAAAGTGGTTTTAATAATTTTAGTCATTTCAACAAACAATTCAAGGCATTTACAGGGAGGTCACCTTCAGTCTATAGAAGTGAATTAAAATTTAGCGTAACATAA
- a CDS encoding acyl-CoA reductase produces MTIEEHTSNLVALGKFLGQFQIDGIRKHPDFPELDELTNEMHEKIDASIHRNGWFTRENIVFSLQQWSEALKFDNIKKWIGRYDLSNSGGKKIGIVMAGNIPLVGFHDFISTIICDHNIQIKQSSSDELLLPLIARFLIEQNSEYKNRIEFTKGKLENFDAVIATGSDNTARYFEYYFKGKPSIVRKNRNSIAILTGNESKEELEALSKDIFLYYGLGCRNVSKLYVPEGYDFDQFFKAMYSWNPIINENKYANNYDYNKAVYLMSEYKILDNGFLMLKEDESFGSPIATVFYQTYKDEDNLKEVLESNSEKLQCVVRKDPKSNEVPFGKTQQPELWDYADNIDTIEFLSKL; encoded by the coding sequence ATGACAATCGAAGAGCATACTTCAAACCTTGTTGCATTAGGAAAATTTTTAGGTCAGTTTCAGATCGATGGAATTCGAAAACATCCGGATTTTCCAGAATTAGATGAGCTTACTAACGAAATGCATGAGAAGATCGATGCTTCCATTCATCGTAACGGATGGTTTACCCGGGAAAATATTGTATTCTCACTTCAGCAGTGGAGTGAAGCCTTAAAATTCGATAATATTAAAAAATGGATAGGTCGCTATGATCTTTCCAATTCTGGTGGAAAAAAAATTGGGATTGTCATGGCTGGAAATATTCCTCTGGTTGGTTTCCATGATTTTATTTCCACGATCATCTGTGATCATAATATTCAAATAAAGCAATCCTCCAGTGATGAGCTGTTACTACCTCTTATCGCTCGATTCCTTATCGAGCAGAATTCAGAATATAAGAACCGTATAGAATTCACCAAAGGGAAACTAGAGAACTTTGATGCAGTGATCGCCACCGGGAGCGATAATACTGCAAGATATTTTGAATATTATTTCAAAGGAAAACCAAGCATTGTTCGCAAAAACAGAAATTCTATAGCTATCCTTACTGGTAATGAGTCTAAAGAGGAACTCGAGGCTTTAAGTAAAGACATCTTTCTTTATTATGGTTTGGGATGTCGTAACGTATCTAAATTATATGTTCCTGAAGGATATGATTTTGACCAGTTCTTCAAGGCAATGTATTCCTGGAATCCTATTATCAACGAAAATAAATATGCCAATAACTATGATTACAACAAGGCAGTATATTTAATGAGTGAATATAAGATCCTTGATAATGGTTTTCTAATGCTGAAAGAGGATGAAAGTTTTGGTTCTCCTATTGCAACAGTCTTTTACCAAACCTACAAGGATGAGGATAACCTGAAAGAAGTTCTAGAATCCAATTCCGAAAAATTGCAGTGTGTAGTCAGGAAAGATCCTAAGTCTAATGAAGTTCCATTTGGTAAAACACAACAACCAGAACTTTGGGATTATGCAGATAATATTGATACTATAGAATTCCTAAGTAAACTTTAA
- a CDS encoding DUF6146 family protein yields the protein MKNLIYICLLALFVYSCGSGRSRDLKGKDATNDTVRIANDSLEYEIIIIEPGFNLFINSYARPRGYHTQSYLENKNQFLVTEYNTRVMQPQTYDPNLYINQINYDSNTDYGYEVNYLLYNYFVFFSRHYNQRFSVPTRI from the coding sequence ATGAAGAATCTAATTTACATTTGCCTACTGGCCTTATTTGTTTACAGTTGTGGCTCCGGGAGATCCAGAGATCTCAAGGGTAAGGATGCAACTAATGATACTGTTCGTATAGCTAATGATAGTCTCGAATATGAAATTATTATCATTGAACCCGGATTCAATCTGTTCATCAATTCATATGCTCGACCTAGAGGATATCATACGCAGTCTTATCTGGAAAATAAAAACCAGTTCCTGGTAACTGAATACAATACGAGGGTTATGCAGCCACAAACCTACGATCCCAATTTATATATCAATCAAATAAACTACGATTCCAATACAGATTATGGGTATGAGGTAAATTATTTGCTGTACAATTATTTTGTTTTTTTCAGCAGGCATTACAACCAACGATTTAGTGTTCCTACACGAATTTGA